A DNA window from Capnocytophaga sp. ARDL2 contains the following coding sequences:
- a CDS encoding tRNA-(ms[2]io[6]A)-hydroxylase has product MLGLKLLTDPRWANIAEGNIEEILTDHAWCEQKAATNAITIITQNSEYEDLVTTMSEIAIEEIQHFQMVHNIIKERGYTLGRERKDDYVNQLFKFMKKDGSRNDAFIDRLLFAAMIEARSCERFRVLSENIKDQELAKFYRELMVSEAGHYTTFLKFAKKYTERVDVDKRWKEWLEFEGELIQQYGKKETVHG; this is encoded by the coding sequence ATGTTAGGTTTAAAATTATTGACAGACCCACGTTGGGCAAATATCGCTGAGGGCAATATCGAAGAAATTTTAACAGACCATGCTTGGTGCGAACAAAAAGCTGCTACCAATGCCATTACTATCATTACGCAAAATTCTGAATATGAGGATTTAGTAACTACAATGTCTGAAATTGCGATTGAGGAAATACAACACTTTCAGATGGTGCACAATATCATCAAAGAACGCGGTTATACATTGGGTAGAGAACGCAAAGATGATTATGTAAATCAATTGTTTAAGTTTATGAAAAAAGACGGTTCACGCAACGATGCTTTTATTGACCGCTTGTTGTTTGCCGCAATGATTGAGGCGAGAAGTTGTGAGCGTTTTCGCGTGTTGTCTGAAAATATCAAAGACCAAGAATTGGCAAAATTTTACCGAGAATTGATGGTTTCAGAAGCAGGACATTACACCACTTTTTTAAAGTTTGCAAAAAAATATACCGAACGAGTAGATGTGGACAAACGCTGGAAAGAATGGTTGGAATTTGAAGGGGAACTGATTCAGCAATACGGAAAAAAAGAAACCGTACATGGGTAA
- a CDS encoding glycosyltransferase gives MTILFIGLVWAEPTSSAAGYRIMQLVELFLQQGMEVHFASAAAKSERTAVFPSEVIQHQIVLNDSSFDEFIQQLQPDIVLFDRYLTEEQYGWRVYQHCPNALTILDTEDLHFVRKAREEAYKKQSTPNYYSEIAKREIASILKSDISLMISPEEIKILKDFQSDKNTVYLPFIQDKRNEIKEKIDFSERNDFMFIGNFHHEPNFQTAVQLKKNYWNPIKKALPQAKLYIYGAYPTQKVWDLHNEKEGFIVKGAADSVSEVMQKHRVLLAPIPFGAGIKGKFFDAANNDLPWLTSSIGAEGMNISENYIADSVEDFTQKAINLYTNEHLWNEAVNWANDWKNHQFESKEFVQMFLEKIQTLLKDISQHRNQNFIGQILKHQQFSATKYMSLWIEEKSK, from the coding sequence ATGACTATATTATTCATAGGACTAGTTTGGGCAGAACCTACTTCTTCGGCTGCGGGGTATCGCATCATGCAATTGGTAGAACTTTTTCTTCAACAAGGAATGGAAGTACATTTTGCATCAGCGGCAGCAAAATCGGAACGAACAGCGGTTTTCCCAAGTGAAGTCATACAACATCAAATCGTGTTGAATGATAGTAGTTTTGATGAATTTATTCAACAATTACAACCCGATATTGTACTCTTTGACAGATATTTAACCGAAGAGCAGTACGGTTGGCGTGTGTATCAGCATTGCCCTAATGCCCTTACGATACTCGATACCGAAGATTTGCACTTTGTGCGAAAAGCTCGTGAAGAAGCCTACAAAAAACAATCGACTCCTAATTATTATAGTGAAATTGCTAAAAGAGAAATCGCCAGTATTTTGAAATCAGACATTTCTCTGATGATTTCCCCTGAAGAAATCAAAATTTTAAAGGATTTTCAATCGGATAAAAATACGGTTTATTTACCATTTATTCAAGATAAAAGGAATGAGATTAAAGAAAAAATCGATTTTTCCGAAAGAAACGATTTTATGTTTATCGGAAATTTTCACCACGAGCCCAATTTCCAAACCGCAGTTCAACTCAAGAAAAATTATTGGAATCCCATAAAAAAAGCCCTTCCACAAGCGAAATTGTATATTTACGGAGCTTATCCTACCCAAAAAGTATGGGATTTGCACAATGAAAAAGAAGGTTTTATCGTAAAAGGTGCTGCCGATAGCGTAAGCGAAGTCATGCAAAAACACCGTGTATTGTTGGCACCTATTCCGTTTGGAGCTGGTATTAAAGGAAAGTTTTTTGACGCAGCAAACAATGATTTGCCGTGGCTAACTTCATCTATCGGAGCAGAGGGAATGAATATTTCAGAAAATTATATTGCAGATTCTGTAGAAGATTTCACTCAAAAAGCTATTAATTTATACACCAACGAACATTTATGGAACGAAGCCGTCAATTGGGCAAACGATTGGAAAAATCATCAATTTGAAAGTAAAGAATTTGTTCAAATGTTTTTAGAAAAAATACAAACTCTATTGAAAGATATTTCACAACATAGAAATCAAAATTTCATAGGACAAATATTGAAACATCAACAGTTTTCCGCTACCAAATATATGAGTTTGTGGATTGAGGAGAAAAGTAAGTAG
- a CDS encoding epoxyqueuosine reductase QueH — MDKSKEFTREKLTLPSEGKKLLLHSCCAPCSGEVMEALIASDIDFTIYFYNPNIHPRKEYDIRKEENIRFAEKHNIPFIDADYDVDRWYELAKGMEDEPERGIRCTMCFDMRFEKTAEYAAANGFDVITSSLGISRWKNMEQINDCGLRAAQKYPNMEYWTFNWRKKGGSSRMLEISKREKFYMQEYCGCVYSLRDTNKWRMSNGREPIKLGTKFYSDED; from the coding sequence ATGGACAAATCAAAAGAATTTACACGCGAAAAATTGACCTTACCAAGCGAAGGAAAAAAATTGTTGTTGCACTCTTGTTGTGCACCTTGTTCGGGCGAAGTAATGGAAGCATTAATTGCCTCTGATATTGATTTTACCATTTATTTTTACAATCCCAATATTCACCCCCGCAAGGAATACGACATTCGCAAGGAAGAAAACATACGCTTTGCCGAAAAACACAACATTCCTTTTATCGATGCCGATTATGATGTAGATCGTTGGTACGAATTGGCAAAAGGTATGGAAGACGAACCCGAGAGAGGTATTCGTTGCACTATGTGTTTTGATATGCGATTTGAAAAAACAGCCGAATATGCTGCAGCTAATGGTTTTGATGTGATTACGAGTTCGTTGGGTATTTCGCGATGGAAAAATATGGAGCAAATCAACGATTGTGGGTTGCGTGCTGCCCAAAAATATCCCAATATGGAATATTGGACATTCAATTGGCGTAAAAAAGGTGGTTCGTCGAGAATGCTTGAAATCAGCAAACGAGAAAAATTCTATATGCAAGAATACTGCGGTTGTGTGTATTCGCTGCGTGATACCAACAAATGGCGTATGAGCAACGGTAGAGAACCTATCAAATTGGGGACGAAGTTTTATTCTGATGAGGATTGA
- the trmB gene encoding tRNA (guanosine(46)-N7)-methyltransferase TrmB yields MGSKNKLKRFRENETFANVLQPKRDELIDNLFQWKGKWNSEYFKNDQPIVLELGCGKGEYTVALAKRNPDKNYIGIDIKGARFWRGAKTAVEENLQNVAFLRTQIELIEQAFAPGEVSEIWITFPDPQIKYKRTKHRLTNQEFLARYKNILKADGVVNLKTDSEFMHGYTLGLLHGAGHEVLYANHHIYKNEGAPEEVTAIQTFYESQYLEQNKPITYIKFKIK; encoded by the coding sequence GTGGGAAGTAAAAACAAACTAAAACGCTTTAGAGAAAACGAAACATTTGCCAATGTATTGCAACCAAAAAGAGACGAATTAATTGACAATCTTTTTCAATGGAAAGGCAAATGGAATAGTGAATATTTCAAAAACGACCAACCTATCGTATTGGAATTGGGTTGCGGAAAAGGTGAATATACCGTAGCACTTGCAAAGAGAAATCCAGACAAAAACTATATAGGAATCGACATCAAAGGAGCTCGTTTTTGGCGTGGTGCCAAAACAGCTGTGGAAGAAAACTTGCAAAATGTAGCTTTTCTTCGCACACAAATCGAACTCATCGAACAGGCGTTTGCTCCTGGAGAGGTGTCTGAAATTTGGATTACTTTTCCAGATCCGCAAATCAAATACAAACGCACCAAACACAGATTGACCAACCAAGAGTTTTTGGCTCGATACAAAAACATTTTGAAAGCCGATGGTGTGGTAAACCTAAAAACCGATAGCGAATTTATGCACGGATACACTTTGGGATTGCTACACGGTGCTGGACACGAGGTGCTGTATGCCAACCATCATATTTATAAAAACGAAGGAGCTCCCGAAGAGGTTACAGCTATTCAAACTTTTTATGAAAGTCAATATTTAGAGCAAAACAAACCCATTACATATATAAAATTTAAAATAAAATAA
- the pgk gene encoding phosphoglycerate kinase has translation MKTINDFNFQGKKAIIRVDFNVPLNELFQVTDDNRILAAKPTIDKITNEGGIAVLMSHLGRPKNGKEDKFSLRHIVSKVEEVLGKKVYFVEDCIGEEVAKVIGQAQPGEVVLLENLRFYNEEEAGDVDFAKQLAQHGDIYVNDAFGTAHRAHASTTIVAQFFPQDKCFGSLLAKEIESIDKVLNSSEKPVTAVLGGSKVSSKITIIENILDKIDHMIIGGGMMFTFIKALGGKIGNSIVEDDKIQLALDILEKAKQKGVQIHIPVDVVAADAFSNDANTQIVDANEIPDGWQGLDVGTKTLENFAKVVADSKIILWNGPLGVFELEKFAKGTIELGNYISKATANGTFSLVGGGDSVAAVKQFGLEKQMSYVSTGGGAMLEMLEGRVLPGIDAILK, from the coding sequence ATGAAAACCATCAACGATTTTAATTTTCAAGGAAAAAAAGCAATCATCCGTGTAGATTTTAATGTGCCTTTGAACGAACTGTTTCAAGTAACGGACGACAACCGTATTTTGGCAGCAAAACCTACGATTGACAAAATTACCAACGAAGGCGGAATTGCTGTATTGATGTCGCACTTAGGAAGACCAAAAAACGGAAAAGAAGACAAGTTTTCATTGCGTCATATCGTAAGCAAAGTAGAAGAAGTATTAGGAAAAAAAGTTTACTTTGTAGAGGACTGCATCGGTGAAGAAGTAGCAAAAGTTATCGGTCAAGCACAGCCAGGCGAAGTAGTATTGTTGGAAAACTTGCGTTTTTACAACGAAGAAGAGGCAGGAGATGTGGACTTTGCAAAACAATTGGCACAACATGGCGATATTTATGTAAACGATGCCTTTGGTACAGCTCACCGTGCACACGCTTCGACTACAATTGTTGCACAATTTTTCCCACAAGACAAATGTTTTGGTTCGTTGTTGGCAAAAGAAATCGAAAGCATCGACAAGGTTTTAAATTCGTCTGAAAAACCAGTAACAGCCGTATTGGGAGGTTCGAAAGTATCGTCAAAAATCACGATTATCGAAAATATTTTAGACAAAATAGACCACATGATTATCGGTGGAGGTATGATGTTTACATTCATCAAAGCCTTGGGAGGAAAAATCGGAAATTCGATTGTAGAAGACGATAAAATCCAATTAGCGTTGGATATTTTAGAAAAAGCAAAACAAAAAGGTGTGCAAATTCACATTCCGGTAGATGTAGTGGCAGCAGATGCTTTCTCAAACGATGCCAATACACAAATTGTAGATGCCAACGAAATTCCAGACGGATGGCAAGGATTGGATGTAGGGACTAAGACCTTAGAAAACTTTGCCAAAGTAGTAGCCGATTCAAAAATCATTTTATGGAATGGTCCGTTGGGAGTATTTGAATTAGAAAAATTTGCAAAAGGAACCATCGAATTAGGAAACTATATTTCAAAAGCAACTGCCAATGGAACATTCTCGCTTGTAGGAGGAGGAGACTCTGTAGCCGCAGTAAAACAATTTGGCTTGGAAAAACAAATGAGTTATGTATCAACAGGAGGAGGAGCCATGTTGGAAATGCTCGAAGGAAGAGTTTTACCAGGAATTGATGCGATATTGAAGTAA
- a CDS encoding DUF4837 family protein: MRNIHLLVWIVFGMLFFIQCNQTKTITNEHTSIGKKNEISIVVETELWNSSIGDSIRKQVLKSSFAFLETEPCFDLVHYTPRLFKEEAKKSRNILYISSDTSIDTFEYKKNKYASPQNYFLISATSTEKLNELISKNADSIIKVYKETEIEQEKHSLKDRGVHSQKNFETLFGINMTLPLDYHLAMYSEEPFLWYQKTLPSGDVNIIIYEVSFLDLKNNQSIEEIFLQAHDSIGKNFVRGVKENTYLKTSELIKIKKSTYDEDILDVYRIRGTWQMENDILKGMFISYVFRDDYYNRFLIVEGIINAPNKPHRDFVIEMDAIFQSVDFYKSNMPF, translated from the coding sequence GTGAGAAACATACATTTACTGGTATGGATAGTCTTTGGGATGCTGTTTTTTATACAATGCAATCAAACCAAAACCATTACCAACGAACATACATCTATTGGAAAAAAGAACGAAATAAGTATTGTAGTCGAAACCGAATTATGGAATTCGTCCATAGGAGATTCGATTCGAAAACAAGTACTGAAGTCTTCGTTTGCCTTTTTAGAAACAGAACCCTGTTTTGATTTGGTTCATTATACCCCACGATTATTTAAAGAAGAAGCAAAAAAATCGAGAAATATATTATATATCAGTAGCGATACGTCGATAGACACCTTTGAATACAAGAAAAACAAATACGCTTCACCTCAAAATTATTTTCTCATTTCGGCAACTTCAACTGAAAAACTAAACGAACTCATTTCAAAAAATGCCGATAGTATAATAAAGGTGTATAAAGAAACAGAAATAGAACAAGAAAAACACTCTTTGAAAGACAGAGGTGTGCATTCACAAAAAAATTTCGAAACCCTTTTTGGGATAAATATGACATTGCCCTTAGACTATCATTTGGCAATGTATTCGGAAGAACCCTTTTTATGGTATCAAAAAACCTTGCCATCAGGAGATGTAAACATTATCATTTACGAAGTATCATTTCTCGATTTGAAAAACAATCAATCGATAGAAGAAATATTTCTCCAAGCTCATGATTCTATAGGGAAAAATTTTGTCAGAGGTGTCAAAGAAAATACCTATCTAAAAACAAGTGAACTCATCAAGATAAAAAAATCTACCTACGACGAAGATATTTTAGATGTATATCGCATCAGAGGTACATGGCAAATGGAAAACGACATTTTAAAAGGAATGTTTATAAGTTATGTATTTAGGGACGATTATTACAATCGATTTCTCATAGTAGAAGGAATAATCAATGCACCCAATAAGCCTCATAGAGATTTTGTCATAGAAATGGATGCTATATTTCAATCCGTAGATTTTTACAAAAGCAACATGCCTTTTTAG
- a CDS encoding PAS domain-containing sensor histidine kinase — protein MFSFKNNITTRWILLMFSFVIVSLILWNTYLIFISFREEERVKMEIWAKAYETINNADPEHTDIDFPSQIVIKNTSIPIILTNGKDSILNLANIDVNKYKSYDAQLKLLKELKSANPPIEINHPIENQFIYYGNSTIITKLKFYPLALILILLLFGILVVSYFKTLKSSTESRLWAGMAKETAHQIGTPLTSLLGWTELLRMENTPKEMLDEIEKDVHRLQIIADRFSKIGSKTDLELLNIVDLTRESFSYLQARSSKQIEFRFESTADIVPIWLNSTLHIWTIENLVKNAIDAIKGKGKITIRIKYNDPYVQIFVIDTGKGIEKNKFQTVFEPGYSTKKRGWGLGLSLTKRIVETYHKGKIKVLHSELNKGTTFLITYKKRN, from the coding sequence ATGTTTTCGTTTAAAAACAATATTACTACTCGATGGATTTTATTAATGTTTTCGTTTGTTATTGTTTCGCTGATATTGTGGAACACTTATTTGATTTTCATCTCTTTCCGTGAGGAAGAGCGTGTAAAAATGGAGATTTGGGCAAAGGCTTACGAAACGATAAACAACGCTGATCCTGAGCATACTGACATCGATTTTCCGTCTCAAATCGTAATAAAAAATACTTCGATTCCGATTATCCTCACCAATGGTAAGGATAGCATTTTGAATCTAGCGAATATTGACGTCAATAAATATAAATCTTATGATGCTCAATTGAAATTGCTCAAAGAACTGAAGTCAGCAAATCCGCCGATTGAAATCAATCATCCTATTGAAAATCAGTTTATTTACTATGGAAATTCGACGATAATTACAAAATTGAAATTTTATCCGTTGGCGTTGATTTTGATTTTGTTGCTGTTTGGGATTTTGGTTGTAAGCTATTTTAAAACCTTGAAATCCTCAACAGAAAGCAGATTGTGGGCGGGAATGGCAAAGGAAACGGCTCATCAGATTGGTACTCCTTTGACTTCGCTCTTGGGATGGACGGAACTTTTGCGTATGGAAAATACACCTAAAGAAATGCTGGATGAAATAGAAAAGGATGTGCATCGATTGCAAATCATTGCTGATCGTTTTTCTAAAATTGGTTCGAAAACGGATTTGGAATTACTGAATATTGTGGATTTGACTCGTGAATCTTTTTCGTATTTGCAGGCTCGTAGCTCGAAACAAATCGAATTTAGATTTGAGTCAACCGCTGATATTGTTCCGATTTGGCTCAACTCGACTTTGCATATCTGGACAATCGAAAATTTGGTAAAAAATGCTATTGATGCTATAAAAGGTAAGGGAAAAATCACGATTCGCATCAAATACAACGATCCTTATGTTCAAATCTTTGTCATCGATACGGGGAAAGGTATAGAGAAAAATAAATTTCAAACGGTTTTTGAACCTGGTTATTCTACTAAAAAACGTGGTTGGGGATTAGGATTGTCGCTTACTAAACGCATTGTAGAGACTTATCACAAAGGAAAAATCAAAGTGCTACACTCAGAACTAAATAAAGGTACTACTTTTTTGATTACTTATAAAAAGAGAAATTAA
- a CDS encoding exodeoxyribonuclease III: MKIISYNVNGIRAAINKGFLDWLQAASPDVICLQEIKATEDQIPTMEIEMAGYPFQYYYPAQKKGYSGVAILCKKEPKNIVYGTGIEYMDAEGRNLRVDFDDVSIMSMYLPSGTNIERLSHKFQYMDDFRTYINELKKTVPNLIVGGDYNICHEAIDIHDPVRNAKVSGFLPKERAWLDALINDGWTDSFRLFTQEPHHYSWWSYRANARANNKGWRIDYLLAEKNLEERIKRAYILPEAKHSDHCPVVIEIESK, encoded by the coding sequence ATGAAAATCATTTCCTATAATGTAAATGGAATTAGAGCAGCAATCAATAAAGGATTTTTAGATTGGTTACAAGCAGCCTCGCCTGATGTCATTTGTTTGCAAGAAATAAAAGCTACGGAAGATCAAATTCCTACTATGGAAATCGAAATGGCGGGATATCCTTTTCAGTATTATTACCCAGCACAAAAAAAAGGGTATAGTGGTGTAGCTATTTTGTGTAAAAAAGAACCCAAAAACATTGTTTATGGTACAGGAATCGAGTATATGGATGCCGAAGGTAGAAATCTGAGAGTAGATTTTGACGATGTTTCTATTATGTCTATGTATTTACCTTCGGGTACCAATATCGAGCGTTTGTCTCACAAATTTCAATATATGGACGACTTTCGTACATATATCAATGAATTGAAAAAGACAGTTCCCAATTTAATTGTTGGTGGTGATTATAACATTTGCCATGAGGCAATTGATATTCATGACCCAGTGAGAAATGCAAAAGTTTCTGGTTTTTTGCCTAAAGAACGAGCTTGGTTAGACGCTTTGATAAATGATGGATGGACAGATAGTTTTAGGTTGTTTACTCAAGAGCCACATCACTATTCTTGGTGGAGTTATCGTGCAAATGCCAGAGCCAACAACAAAGGATGGAGAATTGATTATCTTTTGGCTGAGAAAAACTTGGAAGAAAGGATAAAAAGAGCGTATATTTTGCCCGAAGCCAAGCATTCTGACCACTGTCCAGTAGTTATAGAAATTGAAAGTAAATAA
- a CDS encoding OmpA family protein, giving the protein MKKIVLLASVVLLTTSCVSRRLYNELNEKNKDCANRLELLSEENEQNKAAMLNLSGKNKMLENDLTKAIQERNKWNSDYNAMSKNFEDLEKNSDAAIKAEIERLNKLKFELDAKSKRVSELESRLDEQDKNLKRLKDALSKALFEFEGKGLTVQQKDGKVYVSMENKLLFSSGSWTVSPEGRNAVQQLGSVLAQNPDIAILIEGHTDNDKVVGTLGGGITNNWDLSTKRATAIVNILEANPLIDKSNLTAAGRSEFAPIASNATTDGKAKNRRIEVILTPKLDVISKMINEI; this is encoded by the coding sequence ATGAAAAAAATTGTTTTATTAGCATCAGTAGTATTGTTGACTACTTCGTGTGTATCTCGAAGACTCTACAACGAATTGAACGAAAAAAATAAAGATTGTGCCAATAGGTTGGAACTATTGTCTGAAGAAAATGAGCAAAACAAAGCAGCAATGCTCAATCTTAGTGGTAAAAACAAGATGTTGGAAAACGATTTGACTAAAGCAATTCAGGAACGAAACAAATGGAATTCTGATTATAATGCGATGTCAAAAAACTTTGAAGATTTGGAGAAAAATTCGGATGCTGCAATCAAAGCAGAAATTGAACGTTTAAACAAATTGAAATTTGAATTGGATGCAAAATCTAAAAGAGTATCTGAGCTTGAAAGTCGATTGGATGAGCAAGATAAAAATTTAAAGAGGTTGAAAGATGCTTTGTCAAAAGCCTTGTTTGAATTTGAAGGAAAAGGTCTTACAGTACAGCAAAAAGATGGAAAGGTATATGTATCGATGGAAAACAAATTGTTGTTTTCGTCGGGTAGCTGGACGGTAAGTCCTGAGGGACGTAATGCTGTACAACAATTGGGTAGCGTTTTGGCTCAAAATCCAGACATTGCTATTTTGATCGAAGGGCATACCGACAACGACAAAGTAGTTGGTACCTTGGGAGGCGGAATTACAAACAACTGGGATTTGTCCACTAAAAGAGCTACGGCAATTGTAAATATCTTGGAAGCAAATCCGTTAATTGACAAAAGCAATCTTACGGCCGCTGGTAGAAGTGAGTTTGCTCCTATAGCATCCAATGCTACTACCGATGGGAAGGCAAAAAACCGTAGAATCGAAGTGATTTTAACTCCAAAATTGGATGTAATTTCTAAAATGATTAATGAAATTTAA